A genomic region of Dreissena polymorpha isolate Duluth1 chromosome 4, UMN_Dpol_1.0, whole genome shotgun sequence contains the following coding sequences:
- the LOC127877125 gene encoding putative uncharacterized protein ENSP00000383309, producing the protein MPVLEKEPVIREKAQLIAQNSALEADLNASYERFRSQTTSSRSLNYGQDPQEAKNLPRPESYVTLSQTPRISRELNLPPGRPDREPVLRLRSPVTALKTETRSPINRSRLHLGMLSDDNEAFLHQLSFLNAARALPSPPVTSTPATNLVPNNPPVVSGLVTNNPPATNNPPTTSNPPAPNIPTVPAVMTITSSPPAPNILNVPAVMTITSNPPAPNIPTVPAVIPVTNNAPISVPLPSTTPNLFTPLKRDVLTKLPKALQFDGRSN; encoded by the coding sequence ATGCCAGTGTTGGAGAAGGAGCCGGTAATTCGCGAGAAGGCCCAACTTATAGCCCAAAATTCAGCTCTTGAGGCTGACTTAAATGCTAGCTACGAACGTTTTAGGTCACAAACCACTTCATCCCGTTCATTAAACTATGGGCAAGATCCCCAAGAGGCAAAAAACTTGCCCCGGCCAGAGTCCTATGTGACATTGTCCCAGACCCCAAGGATATCTAGGGAATTAAATTTGCCCCCGGGACGACCAGATAGGGAACCTGTGCTAAGGTTGCGCAGTCCAGTGACGGCGCTCAAGACAGAGACCCGTTCCCCAATAAATCGTTCCCGCCTGCACTTGGGCATGTTAAGTGACGACAATGAGGCCTTTTTACATCAACTGTCATTTTTAAACGCTGCACGAGCTCTCCCAAGTCCTCCGGTGACAAGTACTCCAGCCACAAACCTTGTCCCAAACAATCCCCCTGTGGTGTCTGGCCTAGTTACAAACAACCCTCCAGCTACAAACAACCCCCCAACCACAAGTAATCCTCCAGCTCCAAATATTCCTACTGTCCCAGCAGTAATGACCATCACAAGTAGCCCTCCAGCTCCAAATATTCTTAATGTCCCAGCAGTAATGACCATCACAAGTAACCCTCCAGCTCCAAATATTCCTACTGTCCCAGCAGTAATACCTGTAACAAATAACGCTCCTATTTCCGTCCCACTTCCATCAACCACACCAAACCTCTTTACCCCTTTAAAGAGGGATGTACTCACCAAGCTACCCAAAGCTTTGCAATTTGACGGCCGCAGCAACTGA
- the LOC127879223 gene encoding uncharacterized protein LOC127879223: MSEFKVDRLFADEDFDVIDNQQDQQEENHNEAGGSMGEVDDTADREMFEEEIYRLDESVKCKSTKQSTKWAIKKFEDWLQKRNFNVDLESVSDDELAQILRKFYAEVRTNDGKIYSPGTLRGLREGIQRTIAGNPYNRAVNILTGTAFMLANRTQETMCKKWVGNGKQKHMPAF; encoded by the exons ATGTCGGAATTTAAAGTAGACCGGCTTTTCGCTGATGAAGACTTCGAT GTCATTGACAACCAACAAGACCAACAAGAAGAAAACCACAATGAGGCGGGTGGCAGCATGGGTGAAG TTGATGATACAGCTGACAGGGAGATGTTTGAAGAAGAAATTTACCGGTTAGATGAAAGTGTGAAATGCAAATCCACTAAGCAGTCAACAAAATGGGCCATAAAAAAGTTTGAGG ACTGGCTGCAGAAACGGAATTTCAATGTGGACCTGGAGAGTGTGTCTGATGATGAGCTAGCGCAAATACTTCGAAAATTCTATGCGGAGGTTCGCACGAATGATGGCAAAATATATTCTCCGGGAACCCTGCGTGGTTTAAGGGAGGGCATTCAAAGGACTATTGCTGGAAACCCATACAACAGGGCAGTTAACATTCTAACAGGAACGGCCTTCATGCTAGCAAATCGTACGCAAGAAACAATGTGCAAAAAATGGGTTGGAAATGGAAAGCAAAAGCATATGCCTGCATTTTAA